In Gammaproteobacteria bacterium, the genomic window GTCCGAGTGGCCTGGGTTCGTGCCGTCCTTCGCCGTGGCAGATCGGAAGGCCAGAGTCCGAAACTGCGAGAACTGTACCAACCCGGCTTCCCGTGATGGACCAACTCATGTCTCAGCGCTCCGGTTCCGATGACGCATAACGCCGCGCTTCAGCCGCGGGCTTGCCGGAGCGAAGCGGAGGCAAGACCGTCGGCTGGAAGCGATTGTTAGACAGCGACATACGACTTGGTTTCTTCTCGAAGAAGGAGGCTTTGCTGCGAGGATTTCTCCGTTACAGGCAAGCGCTCCGCCGGAAAATTGGTGACGAGCGCCTCAATCATTGGGTGGCGGAGATCTTCACTTGAACCGACGTGGTAAAAGTGCGCTTTCGTAAAGACATGAAAACGATCCGCGCTCCAGTTTTTCTCCACCGAAAGGTTGGAGCGAAATTCGTTGCTGTGCCACGTCGAAAGGATGAACTCGCACGGGAGAGCTGCAAGCGCTTTACTCAAATCGCTTTCGTCTTGATCTGTCCAGCTATTAAAGTAATCGACATGTCGGCCAGCATACGGAGGATCAACGTAAACGAGATCGCCATGCGCCGCGCTCTTTAAGGTGTCCTTAAAATCCGCTACGCGAAACTCCCAATCTGAGTTGGAGATCACGGCAGCGATAGAGGTCACTTGGTTTGAGATTTTTGTGATGTAGGCGGTCGCAAATCGCTCAGGCTTCCGACAGAACGGTACGTTGAACCGGCCTTTCTTGTTGAATCTCATTACTCCGTTAAAGCACGACCTATTTAAAAAGAGGAAATCCAGTGAAGTTGGTGCTGAATTGAACCGCTCCCGAACTTCATAGAAATAATCTTCGCCTCTGGCAAGTAATGTCGCGCCCTGTGCCGTTAAGAAATCCCTCACAATCAGCGCATTAAGTTTGTGCTGTTGAATATCGAGATAGAGCTTGATGATGTGGAGGTTCGAGTCGCATAGGAGGGCTTTCGATGGTTGCAGGTTCAGAGGTACTACGCCTGAACCGCAAAAAGGCTCTACCCATCGCGTAAAAGGACGGCCTTGTGTCAATCGCTGGATGTCCTCTACCAGCTTGGTTTTTATCCCCTGACATTTGATTGGGGGCACCAATGGGGGCTTACTCACTGCGACTCCTCCCCATTTACAGGCCCGTCTTCTCCGAGATCGGCTATTTCTTGTTCGTGCTCGCGGAGCGTATCGACTCCACGCTTCTTATATTCCAGGTAGCTTTTTAGGTTCGCGTATGGTCGTTCAATTTCTAGGGCCTGAGCCATGTCGCGGGTTAAGTAGAACATCCAGTAATCGTCATAGACCTCTTCGCCGAGGCTACGAAACGGACCTGTACCGTTGAGTAATTGCTCAATCTTGTTGACAGAGCCGATATTCTTGGTATTTCCACTCCCAGGACGAGACGAAGCGAGACAATGCTTAGGTTGCGCAAAAAACTGAAAGTCTCTTATAACTGACGGGATTTTTTCCAAATCACCAAGAGTGAACTGCTGTCGCTCATCAATGACGCCATCGCTTTTCGAGTAGATGACGCCCAGCACAAAATGTCCGGAATAGTGCTCATACGGATAGAGAGTGTTTTTATTGCTGCTTCTCTTCCGGAAATATCCGGTGAAGGCTCCGAGCGTCATTCCGTTAACGGTAGAACTGTCAACGCGGTATGTGCTTTTGATGTCAACCGCGAATTTGCGACCGCTGCCTTCGTCAATGAATGTTAAATCCGGGTAGAAATTCTGATGTGGTGATAGCTCGATACGTAGGCCGTTGTCCTTCCCGAACTCAATGAACATTGGAAAGAGCAGCAGTTCAAGGACTTTTGAGACTATTTTTGTGTCTACGGAAATCGTGTAAATATTCCGATAAATATCAATGAAGCCCTTGATTATCCATTCGCCTTCTGCTGTAGCGACGGCCTTTGCGAACGACGTGGTGTGAGCTTGTAAGTTTTCGAGGAAGGTGTCAGGCGACATGATGGCTTCTGAATGTGATCGGTGGTCTGCGCGCAGAGTAAGCCAATGTTCGCAGAGCGTCTAACGCTAATTAGACGACAAAATGTATGTTACGCAGTGTCGTATAAATAAGTTAGCGCGGTCAAGAACAAGACTTTCAAATCACAGAATGATTGCTAATGAATTTAGGCAAACCTAAAATCATGCGGATCGAAGTCGGCGCCAAATCTCCCACACTGCCGTGTACGACTATCTGGAAACGCCGGCGCGCGCGCAAACGGGCGCAAGGGCGCGCGGGTCGGCTGCTAATATTTTGACACCTATACGCGCGTGCGTAATGAGGTACGGTATGAGCTTATGGTATGACTGGCGCACGGATACGATCCGGTTCACTACGAAGACACCAAGACCCAGACCGGGCGACTGGCCAAGGTGTGGTGCACACTGCAAGCACACAGATAACCCCTGCCGCGCAAGGGCGCTAACTAATGGCCGATGCAAGTAT contains:
- a CDS encoding Dam family site-specific DNA-(adenine-N6)-methyltransferase — its product is MSKPPLVPPIKCQGIKTKLVEDIQRLTQGRPFTRWVEPFCGSGVVPLNLQPSKALLCDSNLHIIKLYLDIQQHKLNALIVRDFLTAQGATLLARGEDYFYEVRERFNSAPTSLDFLFLNRSCFNGVMRFNKKGRFNVPFCRKPERFATAYITKISNQVTSIAAVISNSDWEFRVADFKDTLKSAAHGDLVYVDPPYAGRHVDYFNSWTDQDESDLSKALAALPCEFILSTWHSNEFRSNLSVEKNWSADRFHVFTKAHFYHVGSSEDLRHPMIEALVTNFPAERLPVTEKSSQQSLLLREETKSYVAV
- a CDS encoding restriction endonuclease encodes the protein MSPDTFLENLQAHTTSFAKAVATAEGEWIIKGFIDIYRNIYTISVDTKIVSKVLELLLFPMFIEFGKDNGLRIELSPHQNFYPDLTFIDEGSGRKFAVDIKSTYRVDSSTVNGMTLGAFTGYFRKRSSNKNTLYPYEHYSGHFVLGVIYSKSDGVIDERQQFTLGDLEKIPSVIRDFQFFAQPKHCLASSRPGSGNTKNIGSVNKIEQLLNGTGPFRSLGEEVYDDYWMFYLTRDMAQALEIERPYANLKSYLEYKKRGVDTLREHEQEIADLGEDGPVNGEESQ